Proteins encoded within one genomic window of Methanolacinia paynteri:
- a CDS encoding DUF5658 family protein, whose translation MEARKMDVYNNTPVYRKSGDASHYLWYGIFILWGLFMMDVITTEVILSFGGYEMNSLMKMVVSSVPLHAALKMAVLSLIAVVAYVSNRITKRSGTVAVTVIIIWYTFVIVHNVTQMLLIIP comes from the coding sequence ATGGAGGCCAGAAAGATGGATGTATACAATAATACTCCGGTTTACAGGAAATCAGGAGATGCCAGTCATTACCTCTGGTACGGTATATTCATCCTGTGGGGCCTCTTCATGATGGACGTGATCACGACAGAAGTGATCCTTTCGTTCGGGGGATACGAGATGAACTCACTGATGAAAATGGTTGTCAGTTCGGTGCCGTTGCATGCCGCCCTCAAGATGGCCGTCCTTTCGCTTATTGCAGTGGTTGCATATGTCTCCAACAGGATAACAAAAAGATCCGGAACTGTCGCAGTCACAGTAATTATAATCTGGTACACCTTTGTAATCGTCCATAACGTAACCCAGATGCTCCTGATAATTCCTTAA
- a CDS encoding class I SAM-dependent methyltransferase has translation MVEIIREADEKNAAGGMDRIAKTLFKPIYPVIAGNAVEETGISEGVCVDLGSGPASLAIAMAAYPGFRIYALDHSPASNEIAEKNIKNAGLSERITVVNGPVEKIPLESGIADLVVSRGSAFFWEDYERAFSEIGRILKPGGRSYIGGGFGNAELRDSIVEEMIRRDPDWEKKYRRNMSPDMKQTFLDNASKLKDCSVRCIDDETGLWIIIEKKVEVS, from the coding sequence GTGGTTGAAATTATTAGGGAAGCTGATGAGAAGAACGCCGCCGGGGGGATGGACAGAATTGCAAAGACGCTCTTTAAGCCGATATATCCGGTAATTGCCGGGAATGCGGTGGAAGAGACAGGTATCAGTGAAGGAGTCTGTGTCGACCTCGGAAGCGGTCCGGCTTCCCTGGCTATCGCCATGGCAGCATATCCCGGTTTCAGGATCTATGCACTGGATCACTCGCCCGCATCGAACGAGATCGCGGAGAAAAATATTAAAAATGCGGGGCTTTCAGAGAGAATAACCGTTGTGAATGGTCCTGTAGAGAAGATCCCACTTGAATCAGGAATTGCCGACCTTGTCGTCAGCAGGGGCTCGGCATTCTTCTGGGAGGATTATGAAAGGGCGTTCTCCGAGATTGGAAGGATCCTGAAACCGGGGGGAAGATCCTATATTGGGGGCGGTTTCGGCAATGCGGAGCTGAGAGACAGCATCGTAGAGGAGATGATCCGCAGAGATCCGGATTGGGAGAAGAAGTACAGGAGGAATATGTCTCCCGATATGAAGCAGACGTTCCTGGACAATGCTTCGAAGCTGAAAGACTGCAGCGTCCGGT